A genomic segment from Bacillus cereus G9842 encodes:
- a CDS encoding DUF3921 domain-containing protein has translation MDSFQLSMIQKAIHRTYDELGKEVDSQGAIVDEIQKAQEEYLSALSHETAIDKRYLKSLI, from the coding sequence ATGGATAGTTTCCAATTATCAATGATTCAAAAAGCTATTCACCGTACGTATGATGAGCTCGGAAAAGAAGTGGATAGTCAAGGTGCGATTGTAGATGAAATACAAAAAGCACAAGAAGAATATTTGTCAGCTCTTTCACATGAAACAGCGATTGATAAACGGTATTTAAAGTCATTAATATAG
- the gpsB gene encoding cell division regulator GpsB produces the protein MISDKIKLTAKDILEKEFKTGMRGYQQEEVDKFLDMIIKDYEAFHKEFEQLKQQNARLKRELEEQKLAVTQVPQQPVQTPVAQPVYNNTNTDILKRLSNLEKAVFGSKLYE, from the coding sequence ATGATTTCGGATAAAATTAAATTAACAGCGAAAGATATTTTAGAAAAAGAATTTAAAACAGGTATGAGAGGTTATCAGCAAGAAGAAGTAGATAAGTTTCTTGATATGATCATTAAAGACTATGAAGCTTTCCACAAAGAGTTTGAGCAATTAAAGCAACAAAATGCTCGTTTAAAGCGTGAATTAGAGGAACAAAAACTAGCAGTAACGCAAGTTCCACAACAACCTGTACAAACACCAGTTGCACAACCGGTTTATAACAACACGAATACGGATATTTTAAAACGCTTATCTAACTTAGAAAAAGCTGTATTTGGAAGTAAGTTATACGAATGA
- a CDS encoding THUMP domain-containing class I SAM-dependent RNA methyltransferase, protein MGKVTLIATAAMGIEALVAREVRDLGYECQVENSKVTFEADEKAICRTNLWLRTADRVKIKVGEFKATTFDELFEKTKALNWGDYIPENGEFPVIGKSLKSELFSVSDCQRIVKKAVVEKLKTTYKRTTWFEEDGPLFRIEIAMLKDIATLTIDASGVGLHKRGYRMDQGEAPLKETLAASLIKLTNWKPDRPFVDPFCGSGTIPIEAALIGQNIAPGFNRGFASDEWGWVGKQNWREARQEAEDLANYDQRLQIIGSDIDHRMIRVAQDNAEEVGLGDLITFKQMQVKDFTTKEDYGYVVTNPPYGERLSEKALVEQLYKEMGQVFRPLDTWSAYVLTSYEAFERCYGKDASKKRKLFNGFIRTDYYQYFGKRPPRNS, encoded by the coding sequence ATGGGAAAAGTTACTTTAATTGCAACAGCGGCAATGGGTATTGAAGCGTTAGTTGCCCGAGAAGTTCGCGATCTTGGTTATGAATGTCAAGTAGAAAACAGCAAAGTAACATTTGAAGCAGATGAAAAGGCGATTTGTCGCACGAATTTATGGTTACGTACTGCGGATCGTGTAAAAATTAAAGTTGGCGAATTTAAAGCAACAACATTTGATGAGCTATTTGAAAAAACGAAAGCATTAAACTGGGGAGATTATATTCCAGAGAATGGCGAGTTCCCTGTTATCGGTAAATCTTTAAAATCTGAATTATTCAGTGTTTCGGATTGCCAACGTATTGTTAAAAAGGCTGTCGTTGAAAAATTAAAAACAACATATAAACGTACAACTTGGTTTGAAGAAGATGGTCCGTTATTCCGTATCGAGATTGCAATGCTCAAGGATATTGCAACATTAACAATTGATGCGAGTGGTGTTGGACTTCATAAACGTGGATACCGTATGGATCAAGGGGAAGCTCCGTTAAAAGAAACATTAGCTGCGTCTTTAATTAAATTAACAAACTGGAAGCCAGATCGTCCATTTGTTGATCCATTCTGTGGATCAGGTACAATTCCGATTGAAGCGGCATTAATTGGGCAAAACATTGCGCCAGGATTTAACCGTGGTTTCGCATCAGATGAGTGGGGCTGGGTAGGTAAACAAAACTGGCGTGAAGCGCGTCAAGAAGCTGAAGATTTAGCGAACTATGATCAACGATTACAAATCATAGGATCAGATATTGATCATCGTATGATTCGAGTTGCTCAAGATAACGCAGAAGAAGTAGGTTTAGGTGATTTAATTACATTTAAACAAATGCAGGTAAAAGATTTCACAACAAAAGAGGATTATGGCTACGTTGTAACGAATCCTCCATACGGAGAACGTTTAAGTGAAAAAGCACTCGTTGAACAACTGTATAAAGAAATGGGACAAGTATTCCGTCCGTTAGATACATGGTCAGCGTATGTATTAACAAGCTACGAAGCATTTGAGAGGTGTTACGGAAAAGATGCGTCGAAGAAGCGTAAACTGTTTAACGGATTTATCCGTACAGATTACTACCAATACTTCGGAAAACGTCCACCGCGTAATTCATAG